Proteins from a genomic interval of Zingiber officinale cultivar Zhangliang chromosome 1B, Zo_v1.1, whole genome shotgun sequence:
- the LOC121969814 gene encoding uncharacterized protein LOC121969814 isoform X2 gives MLCLKAVALANEMYSSHGVMLPANLKSKKEKKRNLRSVSFDGELWVSATRGRSLQKVMHKVGKNRSEEPQCRRSRSDPSSCSSGDGTPSCSGLDASKSYDGTMEGRRHKMCNYRSQLEEEI, from the exons ATGTTGTGCCTGAAAGCTGTAGCTTTGGCCAACGAGATGTATTCCTCCCATGGCGTCATGCTTCCGGCGAATCT CAAgtcaaaaaaagaaaagaaaagaaatcttcGATCCGTTTCATTTGATGGCGAATTATGGGTTTCCGCGACCAGGGGAAGATCGCTGCAGAAGGTGATGCACAAGGTGGGGAAGAATCGCAGTGAGGAACCACAGTGTCGGCGCTCACGCTCGGATCCGTCTTCGTGTTCCTCCGGTGATGGCACTCCGAGCTGTTCTGGTCTAGAT GCTAGCAAGAGTTATGATGGCACAATGGAAGGGAGGCGCCACAAAATGTGCAACTATAGATCTCAGCTCGAAGAGGAA ATTTGA
- the LOC121969814 gene encoding uncharacterized protein LOC121969814 isoform X1: MLCLKAVALANEMYSSHGVMLPANLKSKKEKKRNLRSVSFDGELWVSATRGRSLQKVMHKVGKNRSEEPQCRRSRSDPSSCSSGDGTPSCSGLDASKSYDGTMEGRRHKMCNYRSQLEEEVEAVGRYSSR; this comes from the exons ATGTTGTGCCTGAAAGCTGTAGCTTTGGCCAACGAGATGTATTCCTCCCATGGCGTCATGCTTCCGGCGAATCT CAAgtcaaaaaaagaaaagaaaagaaatcttcGATCCGTTTCATTTGATGGCGAATTATGGGTTTCCGCGACCAGGGGAAGATCGCTGCAGAAGGTGATGCACAAGGTGGGGAAGAATCGCAGTGAGGAACCACAGTGTCGGCGCTCACGCTCGGATCCGTCTTCGTGTTCCTCCGGTGATGGCACTCCGAGCTGTTCTGGTCTAGAT GCTAGCAAGAGTTATGATGGCACAATGGAAGGGAGGCGCCACAAAATGTGCAACTATAGATCTCAGCTCGAAGAGGAA
- the LOC121969814 gene encoding uncharacterized protein LOC121969814 isoform X3 — MLCLKAVALANEMYSSHGVMLPANLKSKKEKKRNLRSVSFDGELWVSATRGRSLQKVMHKVGKNRSEEPQCRRSRSDPSSCSSGDGTPSCSGLDASKSYDGTMEGRRHKMCNYRSQLEEED, encoded by the exons ATGTTGTGCCTGAAAGCTGTAGCTTTGGCCAACGAGATGTATTCCTCCCATGGCGTCATGCTTCCGGCGAATCT CAAgtcaaaaaaagaaaagaaaagaaatcttcGATCCGTTTCATTTGATGGCGAATTATGGGTTTCCGCGACCAGGGGAAGATCGCTGCAGAAGGTGATGCACAAGGTGGGGAAGAATCGCAGTGAGGAACCACAGTGTCGGCGCTCACGCTCGGATCCGTCTTCGTGTTCCTCCGGTGATGGCACTCCGAGCTGTTCTGGTCTAGAT GCTAGCAAGAGTTATGATGGCACAATGGAAGGGAGGCGCCACAAAATGTGCAACTATAGATCTCAGCTCGAAGAGGAA GACTGA
- the LOC121969814 gene encoding uncharacterized protein LOC121969814 isoform X4, whose amino-acid sequence MLCLKAVALANEMYSSHGVMLPANLGRSLQKVMHKVGKNRSEEPQCRRSRSDPSSCSSGDGTPSCSGLDASKSYDGTMEGRRHKMCNYRSQLEEEVEAVGRYSSR is encoded by the exons ATGTTGTGCCTGAAAGCTGTAGCTTTGGCCAACGAGATGTATTCCTCCCATGGCGTCATGCTTCCGGCGAATCT GGGAAGATCGCTGCAGAAGGTGATGCACAAGGTGGGGAAGAATCGCAGTGAGGAACCACAGTGTCGGCGCTCACGCTCGGATCCGTCTTCGTGTTCCTCCGGTGATGGCACTCCGAGCTGTTCTGGTCTAGAT GCTAGCAAGAGTTATGATGGCACAATGGAAGGGAGGCGCCACAAAATGTGCAACTATAGATCTCAGCTCGAAGAGGAA